From Vibrio artabrorum, a single genomic window includes:
- the xni gene encoding flap endonuclease Xni, with translation MSIHLVIIDALNLIRRVHSAQPDPTDIARTITTTTRTLNRILNESQPTHIIAVFDHHLQDRGWRAKVLPAYKQNRKPMPEPLMKGLDAIQQAWWELGIDSLLSDGDEADDLVATLAKKVADHGEKVTIISTDKGYCQLLSPTLQIRDYFQHRWLDKPFIETEFGVKPEQLADYWGLTGVISSQVPGIPGVGPKAAKEILTTYPDIETAFHAEDLPKKYRKKFDEHIESARVCKRVSALKTDIDLGFNLQDIRYDPQVTS, from the coding sequence ATGTCTATCCATCTTGTTATTATCGATGCCTTGAACCTGATCCGACGCGTGCACTCTGCTCAACCGGATCCCACCGATATAGCAAGAACCATCACCACCACAACTCGTACACTGAACCGAATCCTAAACGAATCACAACCCACGCACATCATTGCGGTATTTGATCATCATCTACAAGACCGAGGCTGGCGTGCCAAAGTGCTTCCTGCCTATAAACAGAACCGAAAGCCAATGCCAGAACCATTAATGAAAGGCCTTGATGCTATTCAGCAGGCTTGGTGGGAACTCGGTATTGACTCGTTGCTATCTGATGGTGATGAAGCCGATGATCTCGTGGCAACACTTGCCAAGAAAGTGGCCGATCACGGCGAAAAAGTCACCATCATCTCTACCGATAAAGGCTATTGCCAGCTGCTATCACCCACACTACAGATTCGTGATTACTTCCAACACCGTTGGTTAGACAAACCTTTTATTGAAACTGAATTCGGCGTAAAACCAGAACAACTTGCTGACTATTGGGGATTAACTGGCGTGATCTCTAGCCAAGTTCCGGGGATCCCGGGCGTTGGACCCAAAGCCGCAAAAGAGATTTTAACCACATACCCAGACATCGAAACAGCATTCCACGCTGAAGATTTGCCGAAAAAATATCGTAAGAAGTTCGATGAGCATATCGAATCCGCTCGAGTGTGTAAGCGAGTATCGGCCTTAAAAACTGACATCGACTTGGGTTTTAACCTACAAGATATTCGCTACGACCCGCAAGTGACGTCTTAA
- the rlmM gene encoding 23S rRNA (cytidine(2498)-2'-O)-methyltransferase RlmM, whose translation MKHVLLYCRSGFEKECAGEIQDKATQLEVFGFPRLKNNTGFVLFECYQAGEADKLIKEIDFQSLIFARQMLAVAVEIKDLPTDDRISPILEALSDKEGFPRCGDIRIETPDTNEAKELLKFCRKFTVPMRQAMRGKGLMTAKDNAKKPVFHLCFIAPGHCFVGYSYPTNNSQFFMGIPRLKFPSDAPSRSTLKLEEAFHVFIPRDEWDERLAPGMWGVDLGACPGGWTYQLVKRSMFVHCVDNGMMADSLMETGQIKHHMVDGFKFEPDRKNVTWIICDMVEKPARVAHLMGEWIIKGWAKEALFNLKLPMKGRYDEVLQDIENLKVFLIENKVKFKMQAKHLYHDREEITVHIQALSNISPH comes from the coding sequence GTGAAACACGTACTACTTTATTGTCGCTCTGGTTTTGAAAAAGAATGTGCTGGCGAAATTCAAGACAAGGCAACACAACTGGAAGTGTTTGGTTTTCCTCGCCTAAAGAATAATACAGGCTTTGTATTGTTTGAATGTTATCAAGCAGGTGAAGCGGACAAGTTGATCAAAGAGATCGATTTCCAATCACTGATCTTTGCTCGTCAAATGCTAGCAGTGGCTGTTGAAATCAAAGACCTGCCAACCGATGACCGTATTTCTCCAATTCTTGAGGCGCTTTCTGATAAAGAAGGTTTCCCTCGTTGTGGTGATATCCGTATTGAAACGCCAGACACTAACGAAGCAAAAGAGCTTTTGAAGTTCTGCCGTAAGTTTACCGTGCCGATGCGTCAAGCGATGCGTGGTAAAGGCCTGATGACTGCGAAAGATAATGCTAAGAAGCCTGTATTTCATTTATGCTTCATCGCTCCGGGTCACTGTTTTGTTGGTTACTCTTACCCAACCAATAACTCACAGTTCTTTATGGGTATCCCTCGTCTGAAGTTCCCATCAGATGCGCCAAGCCGTTCTACATTGAAGCTAGAAGAAGCATTCCACGTATTCATCCCTCGTGATGAGTGGGACGAGCGTCTGGCTCCGGGTATGTGGGGCGTAGATTTAGGTGCGTGTCCTGGTGGTTGGACTTACCAATTGGTTAAGCGCTCGATGTTCGTTCACTGTGTTGATAACGGCATGATGGCAGACAGCCTAATGGAAACGGGTCAAATTAAGCACCACATGGTGGATGGCTTTAAATTCGAACCTGATCGTAAGAACGTAACTTGGATTATCTGTGACATGGTTGAGAAGCCAGCTCGTGTTGCGCACCTCATGGGGGAGTGGATCATCAAAGGTTGGGCAAAAGAAGCACTGTTTAACCTTAAACTGCCAATGAAAGGCCGTTACGATGAAGTACTGCAAGATATCGAGAACCTAAAAGTGTTCCTGATTGAGAACAAAGTGAAGTTCAAGATGCAGGCTAAGCACCTTTATCATGATCGCGAAGAGATCACGGTTCACATTCAGGCACTTTCGAATATATCACCGCATTAA
- the pomA gene encoding flagellar motor protein PomA, with protein sequence MDLATLIGLIGGMAFVVMAMILGGSLGMFYDTTSILIVVGGSTFVVLMKFTMGQFFGAAKIAGKAFMFKADEPEDLIAKVVEMADAARKGGFLALEEMEINNSFMQKGIDLLVDGHDGDVVRAALQKDIALTTERHEQGSKVFTAFGDVAPAMGMIGTLVGLVAMLSNMDDPKSIGPAMAVALLTTLYGAILSNMVFFPIADKLALRRDQEALNRRLVMDGVLAIQDGQNPRVIDGYLKSYLNEGKRIFDGEPA encoded by the coding sequence GTGGATTTAGCAACCCTAATAGGTTTGATTGGTGGAATGGCCTTTGTCGTCATGGCTATGATCCTAGGTGGAAGCCTTGGGATGTTTTATGACACGACATCCATTTTGATCGTGGTTGGTGGTTCAACGTTTGTTGTTCTGATGAAGTTCACCATGGGACAGTTCTTTGGTGCCGCTAAAATTGCTGGCAAAGCATTTATGTTTAAAGCTGATGAACCTGAAGATCTTATCGCTAAAGTTGTAGAGATGGCTGATGCGGCACGTAAAGGTGGCTTTTTAGCTCTCGAAGAGATGGAAATTAACAACAGCTTCATGCAAAAGGGCATCGATCTGTTGGTGGATGGTCATGACGGTGATGTAGTTCGTGCTGCATTGCAAAAAGACATTGCGTTGACCACAGAGCGTCATGAGCAGGGATCGAAAGTATTCACGGCATTTGGTGATGTTGCCCCAGCAATGGGGATGATTGGTACCTTGGTTGGTTTGGTTGCCATGCTTTCGAACATGGATGATCCTAAATCGATCGGTCCTGCAATGGCGGTAGCACTTTTGACCACGCTTTACGGCGCAATTCTTTCAAACATGGTGTTTTTCCCAATCGCAGATAAGTTGGCGCTACGCCGTGATCAAGAGGCATTGAACCGCCGTTTAGTGATGGATGGTGTGCTCGCTATTCAAGATGGTCAAAATCCACGTGTTATTGATGGTTACCTGAAGAGTTACCTAAATGAAGGTAAACGAATTTTTGATGGTGAACCCGCTTAG
- a CDS encoding transcriptional regulator GcvA, which yields MSRRLPPLNSLRVFEAAARHLSFTRAAEELFVTQAAVSHQIKALEEFLSLKLFRRRNRSLLLTEEGQSYFLDIKDIFTSLAEATDKVLERSEKGALTISLPPSFAIQWLVPRLADFNQQEPDIDVRIKAVDMEEGSLTDDVDVAIYYGRGNWSGLRADKLYQEYLIPLCSPSVLLGAKPLETLSDLACHTLLHDTSRKDWKQFTKQNGIDGVNVNHGPIFSHSTMVLQAAAHGQGIALGNNVLAQPEIEAGRLIAPFDEVLVSKNAFYVVCHEKQADMGRIATFRDWMLAKAQSEQEDLLDE from the coding sequence ATGTCTCGTCGATTACCCCCATTAAACTCGCTAAGAGTGTTTGAAGCTGCCGCTCGGCATTTGAGTTTTACGCGTGCCGCAGAAGAGTTATTTGTGACTCAAGCAGCGGTCAGTCATCAAATTAAAGCGCTTGAAGAATTCTTGTCTTTGAAGCTTTTTCGTCGAAGAAACCGCTCTTTACTCCTGACCGAAGAAGGGCAGAGCTACTTCTTAGATATCAAAGATATTTTTACATCGCTGGCAGAAGCGACTGACAAAGTGCTTGAACGAAGTGAGAAGGGCGCATTGACCATCAGTTTACCCCCTAGCTTTGCGATCCAATGGTTAGTTCCAAGGCTTGCCGATTTTAATCAGCAAGAACCTGATATTGATGTAAGAATTAAAGCCGTTGATATGGAGGAGGGCTCACTAACTGATGATGTCGATGTCGCCATTTACTATGGGCGAGGTAATTGGTCTGGCTTACGAGCGGATAAGCTTTATCAAGAGTACTTAATTCCTTTGTGTTCTCCTTCAGTATTATTGGGGGCAAAACCATTAGAAACGCTAAGTGATTTAGCATGCCATACGTTATTACACGATACCTCTCGAAAAGATTGGAAACAGTTTACCAAGCAAAATGGTATCGACGGCGTTAACGTGAATCATGGCCCGATCTTCAGCCACTCGACGATGGTGCTGCAAGCCGCGGCTCATGGACAAGGGATTGCACTGGGCAACAATGTCTTGGCGCAGCCAGAAATCGAAGCGGGTCGCTTGATTGCACCATTTGATGAAGTATTGGTGAGTAAGAACGCTTTCTATGTGGTTTGTCATGAGAAACAAGCCGACATGGGCCGTATCGCTACCTTCCGCGACTGGATGCTAGCGAAAGCGCAGAGTGAGCAAGAGGATCTGCTGGATGAATAA
- the thiI gene encoding tRNA uracil 4-sulfurtransferase ThiI, which translates to MKFIVKPHPEIFVKSESVRKRFTKILERNIRTILQRRTESVAVFNRRDHIEVTSESDKYFKETLEVLTQTPGIHHSLEVQQSDFKDLHDIYEQVLERSRTLIEGKTFSVRAKRRGQHDFTSIELERYVGGGLNQAVESAKVRLKNPDVTVKVEVTNDKLNQVIERHKGLGGFPLGTQEDLLSLISGGFDSGVSSYLHIKRGSKVHYCFFNLGGPAHEIGVKQVAHYLWNKYGSSAKVKFISIDFEPVVAEILENVEDGQMGVVLKRMFMRAGGMVAERFGIEALVTGEALGQVSSQTLTNLRHIDNVTDTLILRPLINWDKEDIIDLSRNIGTEDFAKVMPEYCGVISKKPTVKAKKGKLEAEEAKFNFEVLEQVIENARIMDIRDIEKESQEQAPEVEQVQAVSEHAIVLDIRSPEEEDERPLDIDGVEVKHIPFFKLSTQFGDLDQSKEYLLYCDRGVMSRLQALYLQEQGFHNVKVYRP; encoded by the coding sequence ATGAAATTTATTGTTAAGCCCCATCCGGAAATTTTTGTAAAAAGTGAATCGGTGCGTAAGCGCTTCACAAAGATTTTAGAACGTAATATTCGTACTATTCTTCAGCGCCGTACTGAGTCTGTGGCTGTTTTTAACCGTCGCGATCACATCGAAGTGACGTCTGAGAGTGACAAATACTTTAAAGAAACACTAGAAGTATTGACGCAAACTCCAGGCATCCATCACTCCCTTGAGGTTCAGCAATCCGATTTTAAAGACTTGCACGATATTTACGAGCAAGTACTTGAGCGCAGCCGTACTCTTATCGAAGGCAAAACTTTCTCTGTTCGTGCCAAACGTCGAGGTCAACATGACTTCACGTCTATTGAACTAGAACGTTATGTTGGCGGCGGTCTAAACCAAGCGGTTGAGTCGGCTAAAGTTCGACTTAAGAACCCTGATGTGACCGTTAAGGTTGAAGTCACTAACGATAAGTTAAACCAAGTGATTGAACGTCATAAAGGTCTAGGCGGTTTCCCTCTAGGAACTCAAGAAGATCTACTGAGCTTGATTTCTGGCGGCTTTGATTCAGGTGTTTCAAGCTACTTACACATCAAACGTGGTTCTAAGGTTCACTACTGTTTCTTCAACCTTGGTGGCCCTGCGCACGAGATTGGCGTCAAGCAAGTGGCTCACTACTTATGGAATAAATATGGCTCATCGGCAAAGGTGAAGTTCATCTCTATCGACTTTGAACCAGTGGTTGCTGAAATCCTTGAGAACGTAGAAGATGGCCAAATGGGCGTGGTACTTAAGCGTATGTTCATGCGAGCGGGTGGCATGGTTGCTGAGCGTTTCGGTATTGAAGCGCTCGTAACGGGTGAAGCACTTGGTCAGGTTTCTAGCCAAACGCTTACGAATCTTCGCCATATTGACAACGTGACGGATACTTTGATCTTGCGTCCGCTTATCAACTGGGATAAAGAAGACATCATCGACCTATCTCGTAACATTGGTACTGAAGATTTCGCTAAAGTCATGCCTGAGTATTGTGGTGTTATCTCGAAGAAGCCGACAGTAAAAGCGAAGAAAGGCAAACTAGAAGCGGAAGAAGCTAAGTTCAATTTCGAGGTTCTGGAGCAAGTGATTGAGAACGCTCGCATTATGGATATCCGTGACATCGAGAAAGAGAGTCAAGAGCAAGCGCCTGAAGTTGAGCAAGTTCAAGCCGTGTCGGAGCATGCCATCGTTCTTGATATTCGTAGTCCAGAAGAGGAAGATGAGCGTCCACTAGATATTGATGGTGTTGAAGTGAAGCACATACCGTTCTTTAAGCTATCGACTCAGTTTGGTGATCTAGACCAATCGAAAGAGTACTTGCTGTACTGTGATCGTGGTGTAATGAGCCGTCTACAGGCGCTTTACCTGCAAGAGCAAGGCTTCCATAACGTTAAGGTTTATCGCCCATAG
- a CDS encoding GGDEF domain-containing protein codes for MGILEQDIQAQLHQLKCQLEQTRLTQRDSSFKFIREQKVLKRIVTSLSHACTGSNCYLDENLITLREELEKQKDISSLLPKLAILERMLKQKTLAMNKQNGYLDDSIKQSGETLQRITGLPAPLKRDLRNLLSFSECNGSQKVDHAMKLLGIYERAIKIMANDSRTHFADAAHTPEQELLSDLSIELQHLITELDFEGESGDLLTDIRAKLLLGVSTQHLLELALQVLKQVIEGTNLERKKSEQFLDQLNASLACSIKTAAQNTDQSQSYFEHRQELNSNLNSLVTKSLHSVDCATDMDNLKLSITPLLKELASLSERLNHAEQKEHALIERMNYGKTQLDSLYEVTQDYRKRLEDQAQRMLLDPLTKVYNRTAFTDRLELEYRRWIRAQHSLRVVLLDIDNFKAINDSFGYTAGDKALKIIARTITKETSTTDTVARFSGEEFILLLPEQTDEYCHKVIQNIQTQVSLLPFKFRDQQIKITLCATCTQFKESDTPEEVLERLNKTLNKAKKRGTNQLVWN; via the coding sequence ATGGGCATTCTTGAACAAGACATTCAGGCGCAACTCCACCAACTGAAATGTCAGCTGGAACAAACTCGCTTGACACAAAGGGACTCCTCTTTCAAATTTATTCGAGAGCAGAAAGTTCTAAAGCGTATCGTTACATCTTTAAGTCATGCGTGTACTGGTAGTAACTGCTATTTAGATGAAAATCTTATTACCCTGAGGGAAGAGCTAGAAAAGCAAAAAGACATCAGCTCGCTGCTCCCAAAGTTGGCAATCTTAGAAAGGATGCTCAAGCAGAAAACGTTAGCTATGAATAAACAGAACGGATATCTGGATGATAGCATTAAGCAAAGTGGTGAAACACTACAACGCATAACTGGCCTGCCAGCGCCGTTGAAACGTGATCTACGAAACTTGCTGAGCTTCTCCGAATGCAATGGCAGTCAGAAAGTCGACCATGCCATGAAACTCCTCGGTATTTACGAACGTGCCATAAAAATCATGGCCAATGACTCACGTACTCATTTTGCCGATGCAGCCCACACTCCAGAGCAAGAACTCCTTTCTGATTTATCGATAGAATTACAACACCTGATCACAGAGCTCGACTTTGAAGGCGAATCTGGGGATTTACTTACTGATATTCGAGCAAAACTGCTGCTTGGTGTTTCAACCCAACATCTACTTGAGTTAGCACTTCAAGTTCTCAAACAAGTTATTGAAGGCACCAACTTAGAGCGCAAGAAATCAGAACAATTTCTCGATCAACTCAATGCTTCACTTGCTTGCAGTATCAAAACAGCCGCCCAAAACACCGATCAGAGTCAAAGCTATTTTGAGCACCGCCAAGAACTTAATTCCAATCTTAATAGCCTTGTTACGAAAAGCTTACACTCTGTTGACTGTGCGACAGACATGGATAACTTAAAGCTATCCATCACCCCTCTGCTTAAGGAGTTGGCCTCTCTCTCAGAAAGACTGAATCATGCAGAGCAGAAAGAACATGCTCTAATCGAACGAATGAATTATGGAAAAACGCAGTTAGACTCACTCTATGAAGTAACCCAAGACTATCGCAAACGCTTGGAAGATCAGGCTCAGCGTATGCTGCTTGATCCTCTCACTAAGGTCTATAATCGAACGGCGTTTACTGATCGCCTAGAGCTTGAATATCGACGTTGGATTCGGGCACAACACTCGTTGCGTGTGGTATTGCTCGATATCGACAACTTCAAAGCCATTAACGATAGTTTTGGTTATACGGCCGGTGATAAAGCGCTTAAAATCATTGCCCGAACCATCACTAAAGAGACCAGTACGACCGACACCGTTGCACGTTTTTCTGGTGAAGAGTTCATTTTATTGCTGCCAGAACAAACGGATGAATATTGTCACAAGGTGATTCAAAACATCCAAACTCAAGTGAGCCTCCTGCCATTTAAGTTCCGTGACCAACAAATCAAGATAACCTTATGTGCGACATGCACCCAATTTAAAGAGTCAGATACTCCGGAAGAAGTGTTAGAGCGACTCAATAAAACACTAAATAAAGCGAAAAAACGCGGTACTAACCAACTTGTTTGGAACTAA
- the ppnN gene encoding nucleotide 5'-monophosphate nucleosidase PpnN, with protein sequence MITHISPTGSMDLLSQLEVERLKKTASSDLYQLYRNCTLAVLNSGSHTDNSKELLDKYQSFDVEVVRRERGIKLELNNAPEHAFVDGEIIKGIQEHLFSVLRDIVYVNMHLADNQRLNLTNATHITNLVFGILRNAGALTPGIEPNLIVCWGGHSINANEYQYTREVGNELGLRELNICTGCGPGAMEGPMKGAAIGHAKQRYTNHRYLGLTEPSIIAAEPPNPIVNELVIMPDIEKRLEAFVRMAHGIIIFPGGPGTAEELLYILGIMMHPSNADQPMPIVLTGSKESEAYFRSIDTFIGETLGKEAQKHYEIVIDDPARAAKIMKQAMPEVRSHRKETGDAYSYNWSLHIEPEFQLPFDPTHQSMAALDLHMDQKTESLAANLRKAFSGIVAGNVKAEGILEIEKHGPFLIDGDKELMTKMDQLLNDFVEQHRMKLPGGTDYVPCYKIAPSQH encoded by the coding sequence ATGATCACGCACATTAGCCCGACTGGCAGCATGGATTTACTCTCTCAACTTGAAGTTGAGCGTCTTAAAAAAACCGCATCTAGTGATCTGTACCAACTGTATCGTAACTGCACGTTAGCGGTCCTGAACTCAGGTAGTCACACCGACAACTCCAAAGAGTTGCTCGATAAATATCAATCATTTGATGTTGAAGTGGTGCGCCGTGAACGTGGGATCAAACTCGAACTGAATAACGCACCTGAGCATGCATTTGTCGATGGTGAAATCATTAAGGGTATTCAAGAACATCTATTTTCAGTGTTACGTGACATTGTTTACGTCAACATGCATCTCGCCGATAACCAAAGGCTCAATCTCACCAACGCGACTCACATCACCAACCTTGTGTTTGGTATCTTGAGAAATGCAGGTGCGCTAACGCCAGGCATTGAACCTAACCTAATTGTATGTTGGGGGGGTCACTCCATAAATGCCAACGAATACCAATACACTCGTGAAGTCGGTAATGAATTAGGCCTGCGCGAACTGAACATCTGTACCGGTTGTGGACCGGGAGCGATGGAAGGCCCAATGAAAGGTGCCGCCATTGGTCACGCGAAACAACGTTATACCAATCATCGTTATCTAGGGCTTACCGAACCGTCAATCATTGCGGCAGAGCCACCAAACCCCATCGTCAATGAACTGGTGATCATGCCTGATATTGAGAAGCGCCTTGAAGCGTTTGTTCGGATGGCACATGGCATCATCATTTTCCCTGGCGGCCCAGGTACTGCCGAAGAGCTGTTGTATATATTGGGGATCATGATGCACCCGAGTAACGCAGACCAACCGATGCCTATCGTTTTAACTGGCTCAAAAGAGAGCGAAGCTTACTTTCGCTCAATTGATACATTCATTGGTGAAACGTTAGGTAAAGAAGCGCAAAAGCATTATGAAATCGTCATTGATGATCCAGCTCGCGCAGCGAAAATCATGAAACAAGCGATGCCAGAAGTACGATCTCACCGCAAAGAGACCGGCGATGCATACAGTTACAACTGGTCACTGCATATTGAGCCAGAGTTCCAACTGCCATTCGATCCAACTCATCAATCAATGGCGGCGCTCGACCTTCATATGGATCAAAAAACAGAGAGCCTTGCTGCGAATCTGCGTAAGGCGTTCTCTGGTATTGTGGCAGGTAATGTCAAAGCCGAGGGTATTCTAGAGATTGAGAAGCATGGCCCATTCCTGATTGATGGTGATAAGGAGCTAATGACTAAGATGGATCAGCTGCTGAATGACTTTGTTGAACAACATCGAATGAAACTGCCGGGCGGCACTGACTACGTGCCTTGCTACAAAATTGCACCAAGTCAGCACTGA
- the xseB gene encoding exodeoxyribonuclease VII small subunit has translation MATKKPENMSFEAAIEELDGLVDQLENGDLALDDALKKFERGISLARAGQSKLNDAEQRVSILLQNDEDAELSDFNPQPE, from the coding sequence ATGGCCACTAAGAAACCTGAAAATATGAGCTTTGAAGCGGCAATCGAAGAACTTGATGGCTTAGTTGATCAACTGGAAAATGGTGATCTAGCTTTAGATGATGCACTGAAAAAGTTCGAGCGAGGTATTTCCCTTGCTCGTGCTGGTCAAAGCAAACTAAACGATGCTGAACAGCGTGTTAGCATCCTACTGCAAAATGACGAAGATGCAGAGCTTAGTGACTTTAACCCACAACCTGAATAA
- a CDS encoding flagellar motor protein MotB, with protein MDEDKPCKCPPPGLPLWMGTFADLMSLLMCFFVLLLSFSEMDVLKFKQIAGSMKFAFGVQNSLEVKDIPKGTSIIAQEFRPGRPEPTPIDVIMQQTIDITQQTLEFHEGESERAGGTMRDQGKMTGGKSPEVSTHDNQNSESDQQQKQAEAQSQDMDSLMESIKKALEREIDQGAIEVDNLGQQIVIRIREKGAFPSGSAFLQPKFRPLVRQVAELVKDVPGIVRISGHTDNQRLDSELYRSNWDLSSQRAVSVAQEMEKVRGFSHQRLRVRGMADTEPVEPNDTEWQRSLNRRVEISIMQGEPLYSDEVPAIAK; from the coding sequence ATGGATGAAGACAAGCCATGTAAATGTCCTCCTCCGGGGTTACCTCTATGGATGGGGACATTTGCTGATTTGATGTCGTTGCTGATGTGTTTCTTCGTACTGCTGCTCTCTTTCTCTGAGATGGACGTACTAAAATTCAAGCAGATAGCAGGCTCAATGAAATTTGCGTTTGGTGTGCAGAATAGCTTGGAAGTAAAAGATATTCCGAAAGGCACCAGTATTATTGCACAAGAGTTTCGTCCAGGTCGCCCAGAGCCAACGCCGATTGATGTGATTATGCAACAGACCATTGATATTACTCAGCAAACGCTAGAGTTTCATGAGGGTGAATCTGAACGCGCAGGGGGCACAATGCGCGACCAAGGAAAGATGACTGGAGGTAAGTCGCCAGAGGTGTCGACTCACGACAATCAGAACTCAGAGTCAGACCAACAGCAAAAGCAAGCTGAAGCGCAGTCTCAAGATATGGATTCCTTGATGGAAAGCATCAAGAAGGCGCTCGAGAGAGAGATCGACCAAGGCGCAATTGAGGTTGATAACCTGGGTCAACAGATAGTGATTCGAATCCGTGAAAAAGGGGCGTTCCCCTCTGGTTCGGCTTTCTTACAACCTAAGTTCCGACCTTTAGTTCGACAGGTTGCTGAACTTGTTAAAGATGTTCCGGGTATTGTTCGGATCTCAGGGCATACAGATAACCAACGTCTTGATTCTGAGCTTTATCGTTCTAATTGGGATTTATCATCGCAACGTGCGGTGTCTGTTGCTCAAGAGATGGAAAAGGTGCGCGGATTCTCTCATCAACGCTTGAGAGTGCGTGGTATGGCCGACACTGAGCCAGTAGAGCCAAACGATACTGAGTGGCAACGCAGCCTCAATCGTCGTGTTGAAATCAGTATCATGCAGGGTGAACCGCTGTATAGTGATGAAGTTCCAGCGATCGCTAAATAG
- a CDS encoding DUF423 domain-containing protein: protein MRSKYLLSFAGLSGATAVMLGAFAAHGLKAILPEYLLGVFETGVQYQFIHTLAILACGALLQMKLGAKSQKYFFIAAICFIIGILCFSGSLYGLALTGIKWFGPITPFGGLLFIIGWGVFSFAALNIKEVTQ, encoded by the coding sequence ATGAGAAGTAAGTATTTACTATCGTTTGCTGGTTTATCTGGCGCGACTGCTGTGATGCTTGGCGCCTTCGCCGCCCACGGTTTGAAGGCTATCCTGCCTGAATATCTGCTCGGTGTGTTTGAGACCGGTGTTCAGTACCAGTTTATCCATACTTTGGCGATATTGGCGTGTGGTGCTCTGCTGCAGATGAAACTTGGTGCTAAATCACAAAAATATTTTTTCATTGCGGCAATTTGCTTTATCATCGGCATCCTTTGTTTTAGTGGCAGCCTTTATGGCTTGGCACTGACAGGAATAAAATGGTTTGGCCCTATCACTCCGTTTGGTGGTCTACTATTTATCATTGGTTGGGGAGTCTTCTCCTTCGCTGCTTTGAATATAAAAGAGGTAACTCAGTGA
- a CDS encoding alpha/beta family hydrolase, whose translation MNNVIIDGEDNPITFIFAHGAGAGMDHEFMRLVAKGLALKGIRVIRFNFPYMIKRAEEGKRRPPDRAPKLLEAYQGIIEQYCDADKLVIGGKSMGGRMASHLSEVNKVAGIACLGFPFHPPGKPEKYKGEHLAELKKPCLILQGERDTFGKREEFADFDLSDSVRVEFIPDGDHSFKPRKSSGYTEQQNIALTVEKLSAFIKEVLDEK comes from the coding sequence ATGAATAATGTCATCATTGACGGTGAAGACAATCCCATTACCTTTATCTTTGCCCATGGTGCTGGCGCAGGCATGGATCATGAATTCATGCGGTTGGTTGCTAAAGGATTGGCCTTGAAAGGGATACGAGTGATTCGTTTCAATTTCCCGTACATGATTAAGCGTGCCGAAGAGGGGAAGCGTCGTCCTCCTGACAGAGCGCCTAAGCTACTTGAAGCTTACCAAGGTATCATTGAGCAGTATTGTGATGCCGATAAGCTTGTGATTGGCGGTAAGTCGATGGGAGGACGTATGGCAAGCCATTTGTCTGAAGTTAATAAGGTGGCTGGCATCGCGTGTTTAGGTTTTCCTTTTCATCCACCGGGTAAGCCAGAAAAATACAAAGGTGAGCACTTAGCTGAGTTGAAAAAGCCATGTTTGATTTTACAAGGCGAGCGTGACACCTTTGGTAAGCGTGAAGAGTTTGCTGACTTTGATCTGTCTGACTCGGTACGTGTCGAGTTTATCCCTGATGGCGACCACAGCTTTAAGCCTCGTAAGAGTTCTGGTTACACCGAACAGCAGAACATTGCGTTAACCGTTGAGAAACTATCAGCGTTTATCAAAGAGGTGCTCGATGAGAAGTAA